Proteins encoded together in one Fundidesulfovibrio magnetotacticus window:
- a CDS encoding sigma-54-dependent transcriptional regulator → MNTQSPAFKILLVDDEPAWLRSMALTLESSAGYTNILACLSGEEALGILERGEVGLALLDLTMPGLSGEELLALVGERHPEVACIIVSGLNQLQSAVRCMKLGAWDYFVKTDDEDRIVGGVRRAVRMLELREENRLALSRLTAGGPATPEAFAGIITRSRAMLSIFAYVEAVAPSPQPLLVTGESGVGKENLVRAAHALSGRSGPLVCVNVAGLDDAMFADTLFGHVRGAFTGADGPRKGMVGEASGGTLFLDEVGDLSVPSQVKLLRLLQEGEYFPLGSDQPRRSNARVIVATHRDLAAREAAGEFRRDLYFRLRTHHVHVPALRERKEDIEPLLRHFLAEAARELGKPVPTPPRELAGRLACYPFPGNVRELRAMVYDAVSVHPGRTLSMAAFEKAICQEHGHPAPPGEPNPFASFERLPSFSEAARHLVQEAMARAGGNQTLAARLLGISQPALSKRLKAMRESGPQG, encoded by the coding sequence ATGAACACTCAAAGCCCCGCCTTCAAGATCCTCCTTGTGGACGACGAGCCCGCCTGGCTGCGCTCCATGGCCCTCACCCTGGAGTCCTCGGCGGGCTACACCAACATCCTGGCCTGCCTGAGCGGCGAGGAGGCCCTGGGCATCCTGGAGCGCGGCGAGGTGGGCCTGGCGCTTTTGGACCTGACCATGCCCGGGCTCTCCGGCGAGGAGCTGCTGGCCCTCGTGGGCGAGCGCCACCCCGAGGTGGCCTGCATCATCGTCAGCGGGCTCAACCAGCTCCAGAGCGCCGTGCGCTGCATGAAGCTCGGGGCCTGGGACTACTTCGTCAAGACCGACGACGAGGACCGCATCGTGGGCGGCGTGCGCCGCGCCGTGCGCATGCTGGAACTGCGCGAGGAGAACCGCCTGGCCCTCTCGCGCCTCACCGCCGGGGGGCCTGCCACCCCCGAGGCCTTCGCGGGGATCATCACGCGCTCGCGCGCCATGCTCTCCATCTTCGCCTACGTGGAGGCCGTGGCCCCGAGCCCCCAGCCGCTCCTGGTGACCGGCGAATCGGGCGTGGGCAAGGAGAACCTGGTGCGCGCGGCCCACGCCCTCTCTGGGCGCTCCGGGCCGCTTGTCTGCGTCAACGTGGCCGGGCTCGACGACGCCATGTTCGCGGACACCCTCTTCGGCCACGTGCGCGGGGCCTTCACCGGCGCGGACGGCCCCCGCAAGGGCATGGTGGGCGAGGCCTCGGGCGGCACGCTCTTCCTGGACGAGGTGGGCGACCTCTCCGTGCCCTCCCAGGTGAAGCTCCTGCGCCTGCTCCAGGAGGGCGAATACTTCCCCCTGGGCTCCGACCAGCCCCGGCGCAGCAACGCCCGGGTGATCGTGGCCACCCACCGCGACCTGGCCGCCCGCGAGGCAGCCGGGGAGTTCCGGCGCGACCTCTACTTCCGCCTGCGCACCCACCACGTGCACGTGCCCGCCCTGCGCGAGCGCAAGGAGGACATCGAGCCCCTTCTGCGCCACTTCCTGGCCGAGGCCGCCCGCGAGCTGGGCAAGCCCGTGCCCACCCCCCCGCGCGAGCTGGCCGGACGCCTGGCCTGCTACCCCTTCCCAGGCAACGTGCGCGAGCTGCGCGCCATGGTCTACGACGCCGTGAGCGTCCACCCCGGCCGCACCCTCTCCATGGCGGCCTTCGAGAAGGCCATCTGCCAGGAGCACGGCCATCCCGCCCCTCCGGGGGAGCCCAACCCCTTCGCCAGTTTCGAGCGCCTGCCCAGCTTCTCCGAGGCGGCCAGGCATCTGGTGCAGGAGGCCATGGCCCGCGCCGGGGGCAACCAGACCCTGGCGGCAAGGCTCCTGGGCATCTCCCAGCCCGCCCTGAGCAAGCGCCTCAAGGCCATGCGCGAGAGCGGGCCGCAGGGCTGA
- a CDS encoding transporter substrate-binding domain-containing protein codes for MHHAALLLLAALLAVLPAAGPARAADPIPQAEVPGVSRPVIVGGDRDYPPYEFLDAKGQPAGYNVDLTRAIAEVMGLRVEFRLGAWNEMRTALNEGGVDILQGISYSEERLKEVDYAPPHTTVNHAIFAHRGAPPVDSLEGLRGTRVALHKGGIMHDTIRQMGFEHDLVFSDTPADALRLLASGRCDYAVTAMLPGMYIIRENHLDNLEVVARSVATVRYGHAVRKGDDLLLGRFSEGLAILDQTGKYEEIRQKWLGVLENRPIKWSEALRSISLVLAPMAALLLGSMIWTHTLRRRVAERTRSLSSALDQLRENQRQLLQADKMAALGTLVSGVAHEINNPNGLILLNLPMLKKVQTDTGRILEEYRDAHGDFTLGGIPYERMRRELPVMLEEMQEAAVRIKRIVNDLKDFARRDEGAGSELVDANDAARKALRLVEAALRKATRRFTASYAQDLPTVRGSSQRVEQVLVNLLLNACQALPSPDRAIRLETRAEDQGRAVALVVQDEGVGVDPQDLPHLTDPFFTTKRATGGTGLGLSVSAGIVKELGGSIRFESRPGQGTTVTVRLPAAPEEAE; via the coding sequence ATGCACCACGCCGCACTCCTTCTCCTGGCCGCCCTGCTGGCGGTCCTGCCCGCCGCCGGTCCCGCCCGGGCCGCCGACCCCATCCCCCAGGCCGAAGTGCCCGGCGTGAGCCGCCCCGTCATCGTGGGCGGCGACCGCGACTATCCGCCCTACGAATTCCTCGACGCCAAAGGCCAGCCTGCGGGCTACAACGTGGACCTCACCCGGGCCATCGCCGAGGTGATGGGCCTGCGCGTGGAGTTCCGCCTGGGGGCCTGGAACGAGATGCGCACCGCCCTCAACGAAGGCGGCGTGGACATCCTCCAGGGCATCTCCTACTCCGAGGAGCGCCTGAAGGAAGTGGACTACGCCCCGCCCCACACCACCGTGAACCACGCCATCTTCGCCCACCGGGGCGCGCCGCCCGTGGACTCCCTGGAGGGCCTGCGCGGAACGCGCGTGGCCCTGCACAAGGGCGGCATCATGCACGACACCATTCGCCAGATGGGCTTCGAGCACGACCTCGTCTTCAGCGACACCCCCGCCGACGCCCTGCGCCTGCTGGCCTCCGGGCGCTGCGACTACGCCGTCACGGCCATGCTGCCGGGCATGTACATCATCCGCGAGAACCACCTGGACAACCTGGAGGTGGTGGCCCGCTCCGTGGCCACGGTGCGCTACGGCCACGCCGTGCGCAAGGGCGACGACCTGCTCCTGGGCCGCTTCAGCGAGGGCCTGGCCATCCTGGACCAGACCGGCAAATACGAGGAAATCCGCCAGAAATGGCTGGGCGTGCTGGAGAACAGGCCCATCAAGTGGAGCGAGGCCCTGCGCTCTATCTCCCTGGTGCTCGCGCCCATGGCCGCCCTGCTCCTGGGCTCCATGATCTGGACACACACCCTGCGCCGCCGCGTGGCCGAGCGCACCCGCTCGCTCTCCAGCGCCCTGGACCAGCTGCGCGAGAACCAGCGCCAGCTCCTCCAGGCCGACAAGATGGCCGCCCTGGGCACCCTGGTCTCGGGCGTGGCTCACGAGATCAACAACCCCAACGGGCTCATCCTGCTCAACCTGCCCATGCTCAAGAAGGTCCAGACGGACACGGGCCGCATCCTGGAAGAGTACCGCGATGCCCACGGAGACTTCACCCTGGGCGGCATCCCCTACGAGCGCATGCGCCGGGAGCTGCCCGTGATGCTCGAAGAGATGCAGGAGGCCGCCGTGCGCATCAAGCGCATCGTCAACGACCTCAAGGACTTCGCCAGACGCGACGAAGGCGCCGGCTCCGAACTGGTGGACGCCAACGACGCCGCGCGCAAGGCCCTGCGCCTGGTGGAGGCCGCCCTGCGCAAGGCCACCCGCCGCTTCACGGCCTCCTACGCCCAGGACCTGCCCACCGTGCGCGGCTCCAGCCAGCGCGTGGAGCAGGTGCTCGTGAACCTGCTGCTCAACGCCTGCCAGGCCCTGCCCTCGCCCGACCGGGCCATCCGCCTGGAGACCCGCGCCGAGGACCAGGGGCGCGCAGTGGCCCTGGTGGTGCAGGACGAGGGCGTGGGCGTGGACCCCCAGGACCTGCCGCACCTCACCGACCCCTTCTTCACCACCAAGCGCGCCACCGGCGGCACGGGCCTGGGGCTTTCGGTGTCGGCGGGCATCGTCAAGGAGCTGGGCGGGAGCATCCGGTTCGAGTCGCGCCCGGGGCAGGGAACCACCGTCACCGTGCGCCTGCCCGCCGCGCCCGAGGAGGCCGAATGA
- the ychF gene encoding redox-regulated ATPase YchF: MPLSIGIVGLPNVGKSTLFNALTRAQNAQAANYPFCTIEPNKAIVPVPDPRLDALTSLAKPQKTLPATVEFTDIAGLVKGASKGEGLGNKFLANIRETQAILHVVRCFVDDDVVHVHGKVDPLTDIEVIETELILADAQALENRMDRLRKQARAGKEHQAKLAVAEKLLAHLMEGLPASALEGRQEGAMAELYAELGPITAKPVIYCANVDEAGLEADSAAVEAVRAHAAKTGAPVVKVSARMEEEMAALDDAERAEFLESYGVESSGLDQVIRTGYGVLGLVSYFTVGPKEVRAWTIEQGWKAPKAASVIHTDFERGFIRAEVIAYQDYTAHRTEAACRAAGVLRQEGKEYVVKDGDVMHFLFNV, translated from the coding sequence ATGCCCCTTTCCATAGGTATCGTCGGGCTGCCCAACGTGGGCAAGTCCACGCTCTTCAACGCCCTCACCCGGGCGCAGAACGCCCAGGCCGCCAACTATCCCTTCTGCACCATCGAGCCCAACAAGGCCATCGTCCCGGTGCCCGACCCGCGCCTGGACGCCCTGACCAGCCTGGCCAAGCCCCAGAAGACCCTGCCCGCCACGGTGGAATTCACCGACATCGCGGGCCTGGTCAAGGGCGCGAGCAAGGGCGAAGGCCTGGGCAACAAGTTCCTGGCCAACATCCGCGAGACCCAGGCCATCCTGCACGTGGTGCGCTGCTTCGTGGACGACGACGTAGTGCACGTGCACGGCAAGGTGGACCCGCTCACGGACATCGAGGTCATCGAGACGGAGCTGATCCTGGCCGACGCCCAGGCCCTGGAGAACCGCATGGACCGCCTGCGCAAGCAGGCCCGTGCGGGCAAGGAGCACCAGGCCAAGCTGGCCGTGGCGGAAAAGCTCCTGGCGCACCTGATGGAAGGCCTGCCCGCCTCGGCCCTGGAAGGCCGCCAGGAGGGGGCCATGGCCGAACTCTACGCGGAGCTCGGGCCCATCACGGCCAAGCCGGTGATCTACTGCGCCAACGTGGACGAGGCGGGCCTGGAGGCCGACTCGGCGGCCGTGGAGGCCGTGCGCGCCCACGCCGCGAAGACGGGCGCGCCCGTGGTGAAGGTTTCGGCCCGCATGGAAGAGGAAATGGCCGCCCTGGACGACGCCGAACGCGCGGAGTTCCTGGAGTCCTACGGCGTGGAAAGCTCGGGCCTGGACCAGGTGATCCGCACCGGCTACGGCGTGCTGGGGCTGGTGAGCTACTTCACCGTTGGCCCGAAAGAGGTGCGCGCCTGGACCATCGAGCAGGGCTGGAAGGCCCCCAAGGCGGCCTCGGTGATCCACACGGACTTCGAGCGGGGCTTCATCCGCGCCGAAGTGATCGCCTACCAGGACTACACCGCCCACCGCACCGAGGCGGCCTGCCGCGCCGCCGGAGTGCTGCGCCAGGAGGGCAAGGAGTACGTGGTCAAGGACGGCGACGTGATGCACTTCCTGTTCAACGTCTAG
- a CDS encoding precorrin-8X methylmutase, protein MDTPRLLQTAGPADIERQSFAIIDSLVPEPRPFEGAQWEVARRLVHTSADFELLSLLRFSPGAVRAGVAALRSGATVVTDTRMCQVGIPGRRLDSLGSRSVCYMDDPDLAVRAREQGVTRARLAVDEAARLSGPVVFAVGNAPTALLRLMELMDVGRIAPELVVGMPVGFVNAAESKALLMERSDAPWIAIEGRKGGSALAAACVNALAEMALRAG, encoded by the coding sequence ATGGACACCCCCCGCCTCCTCCAGACCGCCGGACCGGCGGACATCGAACGGCAGAGTTTCGCCATCATCGACTCCCTCGTGCCCGAGCCGCGCCCCTTCGAGGGCGCGCAGTGGGAGGTGGCGCGCAGGCTGGTGCACACCTCGGCGGACTTCGAACTGCTCTCGCTCCTGCGCTTCTCCCCGGGCGCGGTGCGCGCGGGCGTGGCCGCGCTGCGTTCCGGGGCCACGGTGGTCACGGACACGCGCATGTGCCAGGTGGGCATCCCCGGGCGCAGGCTCGATTCCCTGGGCAGCCGCAGCGTGTGCTACATGGACGACCCGGACCTGGCCGTGCGCGCCAGGGAGCAGGGCGTGACGCGCGCGCGCCTGGCCGTGGACGAGGCCGCGCGGCTCTCGGGGCCGGTGGTGTTCGCGGTGGGCAACGCGCCCACGGCGCTTCTGCGCCTGATGGAACTCATGGACGTCGGGCGCATCGCCCCGGAGCTGGTGGTCGGCATGCCCGTGGGCTTCGTGAACGCGGCGGAGTCCAAGGCGCTGCTCATGGAGCGCTCCGACGCGCCCTGGATCGCCATCGAGGGCCGCAAGGGCGGCTCGGCCCTGGCGGCGGCGTGCGTCAACGCGCTTGCGGAGATGGCGCTGCGGGCGGGCTGA
- a CDS encoding HDOD domain-containing protein — translation MRVSDLRPGLVLSQPVRDVNGRLLMGSGMRLSDRAISVLKSWGVAAVAVQGERQPSLADAGDNIPEELAARAQDLAAGRLARNDLTHPFVQDVFRLCVPRIARMLEEGREVLRLPDDLPAERPGADLPPLDVQALVGCNRSLGAMPEVLAALSRAMDDPGTSPATAAAIIQTDPGLAARLLKLVNSALYGFPQRIDTITRAVTVIGVQQLSALALGMSVMDLFSHVPQDILDVRQFWRHSLACACAARALASALGMPNTERFFVAGLLHDVGLLLFIQCEPDRVRRALQEVRSVGASLVAAERKALGADHCQAGAALLSGWKLPPGLVEAARCHHEPSLCADERDAAIVHAADFLAEALALGSSGQSVLMPLDTAAFDRLGAPPGVADAVLTRVEDQFVQLEAIFLNGHGTS, via the coding sequence ATGCGCGTGAGCGACCTCAGGCCGGGCCTCGTGCTCTCCCAGCCGGTGCGGGACGTCAACGGACGCCTGCTCATGGGCTCGGGCATGCGGCTTTCCGACCGGGCCATCAGCGTGCTCAAGTCCTGGGGCGTGGCCGCCGTGGCCGTGCAGGGCGAGCGCCAGCCCTCCCTGGCCGACGCCGGGGACAACATCCCCGAAGAACTCGCCGCCCGCGCCCAGGACCTGGCCGCCGGACGCCTGGCCCGCAACGACCTCACCCATCCCTTCGTCCAGGACGTTTTCCGCCTCTGCGTGCCGCGCATCGCCCGCATGCTCGAGGAGGGGCGCGAGGTGCTCAGGCTCCCCGACGACCTCCCGGCCGAACGCCCCGGCGCGGACCTGCCGCCCCTGGACGTGCAGGCCCTGGTCGGCTGCAACCGGTCCCTGGGGGCCATGCCCGAGGTGCTGGCCGCCCTCTCGCGCGCCATGGACGACCCGGGCACCTCCCCGGCCACGGCCGCCGCCATCATCCAGACCGATCCCGGACTGGCCGCAAGGCTCCTCAAGCTGGTGAACAGCGCCCTCTACGGCTTCCCCCAGCGCATCGACACCATCACGCGCGCCGTAACGGTCATCGGCGTGCAGCAGCTTTCGGCCCTGGCCCTGGGCATGTCGGTGATGGACCTCTTCTCCCACGTGCCCCAGGACATCCTGGACGTGCGCCAGTTCTGGCGGCACAGCCTGGCCTGCGCCTGCGCGGCGCGCGCCCTGGCCTCCGCCCTGGGCATGCCCAACACGGAGCGCTTCTTCGTGGCGGGGCTGCTGCACGACGTGGGCTTGCTGCTCTTCATCCAGTGCGAGCCAGACCGCGTGCGACGCGCCCTCCAGGAAGTGCGCTCCGTGGGCGCGAGCCTCGTGGCCGCCGAGCGCAAGGCCCTGGGCGCGGACCACTGCCAGGCCGGCGCGGCCCTGCTGTCGGGTTGGAAGCTCCCCCCGGGGCTGGTGGAGGCCGCACGCTGCCACCACGAGCCCTCCCTTTGCGCCGACGAACGCGACGCGGCCATCGTGCACGCCGCCGACTTCCTGGCCGAGGCCCTGGCCCTGGGGTCTTCGGGCCAGAGCGTCCTCATGCCCCTGGACACAGCGGCCTTCGACCGCCTCGGCGCGCCCCCCGGCGTGGCCGACGCCGTGCTCACCCGCGTGGAAGACCAGTTCGTTCAACTTGAAGCCATCTTCCTGAACGGCCATGGAACAAGCTGA
- a CDS encoding sensor histidine kinase produces the protein MEQADAPEACPDDPRARHLEETSRFALAALDQAAALSDFSMSMMALEGPEPILELCLQRVEGLLPFRAVGIMLVDEADSSFRLATASPAEARRELQALADASVERGLFAFALREKRAVLDPPGPGGPKRLLHVLTTASRTRGMFLALVEEPAPELSEVTLTILSILLGNTAQALESCFLHRRIREMNRELEEKLDRLADSEMDLKAVNDNQDRLIRAKTRELQEAMARLEQEVGQRKKAEALLESLNQRLEAKVEVRTRALFRKVAEMEAANQQLKQLERLKSGFLSSVSHELRTPLTSIMGFARLIARDFERYFRPPDGHPSDAKARRLLRNLEIVEKESERLTRLINDVLDLTRIESGKMPWRDEPLSLSEVIADAVMAVEGRIDNRPHVHLRLELPRNLPDAVGDRDRILQVLINLLDNALKFTEEGYVLVEAGMDESGMLLICVEDTGPGVSEEEAEKIFDKFHQHSHKDTLKDKPKGTGLGLAICRHIVARHGGRIWVDPPREGQGSVFCFNLPVHRPGRVPAA, from the coding sequence ATGGAACAAGCTGACGCCCCCGAAGCCTGCCCCGACGACCCCCGCGCGCGGCATCTGGAAGAAACCAGCCGCTTCGCCCTGGCCGCCCTGGACCAGGCCGCCGCCCTCTCCGACTTCTCCATGAGCATGATGGCCCTCGAAGGCCCCGAACCCATCCTGGAGCTCTGCCTGCAACGGGTGGAGGGCCTTCTGCCGTTCCGGGCCGTGGGCATCATGCTGGTGGACGAGGCCGACTCCAGCTTCCGCCTGGCCACGGCCTCCCCTGCGGAGGCCCGGCGCGAGCTGCAGGCCCTGGCCGACGCCAGCGTGGAGCGCGGCCTCTTCGCCTTCGCCCTGCGCGAAAAGCGCGCCGTGCTCGATCCCCCCGGTCCTGGCGGACCCAAGCGCCTCCTGCACGTGCTCACCACGGCCTCGCGCACCCGGGGCATGTTTCTGGCACTGGTGGAGGAACCCGCCCCGGAGCTCTCCGAAGTGACCCTGACCATCCTCTCCATCCTCCTGGGCAACACGGCCCAGGCCCTGGAGAGTTGCTTCCTGCACCGGCGCATCCGCGAGATGAACCGCGAGCTGGAGGAAAAACTCGACCGCCTGGCGGACTCCGAGATGGACCTCAAGGCCGTCAACGACAACCAGGACAGGCTCATCCGGGCCAAGACGCGCGAACTCCAGGAGGCCATGGCCCGGCTGGAGCAGGAGGTTGGCCAGCGCAAGAAGGCCGAGGCCCTTCTGGAGAGCCTGAACCAGCGCCTGGAGGCCAAGGTGGAGGTGCGCACGCGCGCGCTCTTCCGCAAGGTGGCCGAGATGGAGGCCGCCAACCAGCAGCTCAAGCAGCTGGAGCGGCTCAAATCGGGGTTTCTCTCGTCGGTGTCCCACGAGTTGCGCACGCCGCTCACCTCCATCATGGGCTTCGCCCGGCTCATCGCCCGGGACTTCGAGCGCTACTTCCGGCCGCCCGATGGGCACCCCAGCGACGCCAAAGCCCGGCGTCTGCTTCGCAACCTGGAGATCGTGGAGAAGGAGTCCGAGCGGCTCACGCGGCTCATCAACGACGTGCTGGACCTGACGCGCATCGAGTCCGGCAAGATGCCCTGGCGCGACGAGCCCCTGAGCCTCAGCGAGGTGATCGCGGACGCCGTGATGGCCGTGGAAGGGCGCATCGACAACCGGCCCCACGTGCACCTGCGCCTGGAGCTGCCGCGCAACCTCCCCGACGCCGTGGGCGACCGCGACCGCATCCTCCAGGTGCTCATCAACCTCCTGGACAACGCCCTCAAGTTCACCGAGGAGGGCTACGTGCTCGTGGAGGCGGGCATGGACGAGTCCGGCATGCTCCTGATCTGCGTGGAAGACACCGGCCCCGGCGTCTCCGAGGAGGAGGCCGAGAAGATCTTCGACAAGTTCCACCAGCACTCCCACAAGGACACCCTCAAGGACAAGCCCAAGGGCACGGGCCTGGGGCTGGCCATCTGCCGCCACATCGTGGCGCGCCACGGCGGGCGCATCTGGGTGGACCCCCCGCGCGAGGGGCAGGGCAGCGTGTTCTGCTTCAACCTGCCGGTGCACAGGCCAGGCCGCGTTCCGGCGGCGTAA
- a CDS encoding benzoate/H(+) symporter BenE family transporter, translating into MNTAAAPSTRVPSRRAFARDFSVSALTAGLVAVAVSFGGPAAIIFQAARAASLDQAHLASWIWAICVGSGVTGIWLSLRYREPVVTAWSTPGLAVLAAGWAAYPYPEAVGAFVVSGALITLCGVTGLFQALMDRIPRPVVSAMLAGILFRFGVDVFGFLKSAPLLAGTMIAAYLASKRLTPRYAIVCTLLAGFAAAGLTGGLDFSGVSASLAQPVFTVPRFSLGAVIGLGLPLFLVTMTGQNATGLGVMRASGYHAPGSPMVASTGLASLLLAPFGCHGVNLAAITAAICTGPESHPDSSRRYVAAVVCGACYLVVGAFGAALTGLFTALPPALIAVVSGLALFGAIASGLTQAMEEADRREAALVTLLVTVSGVSFFGIGSAFWGLLGGLAADRVLTRSHR; encoded by the coding sequence ATGAACACCGCCGCAGCACCCAGCACCCGCGTTCCATCCCGCCGCGCCTTCGCGCGGGACTTCTCCGTCTCCGCCCTTACGGCCGGGCTGGTGGCCGTGGCCGTCTCCTTCGGCGGCCCGGCGGCTATCATCTTCCAGGCGGCGCGCGCCGCCAGCCTGGACCAGGCCCATCTGGCCAGCTGGATCTGGGCCATCTGCGTGGGCTCCGGCGTCACGGGCATTTGGCTCTCCCTGCGCTACCGCGAGCCCGTGGTCACGGCGTGGTCCACCCCGGGCCTGGCCGTGCTGGCGGCCGGGTGGGCGGCGTATCCCTATCCCGAGGCGGTGGGGGCCTTCGTGGTCTCCGGGGCGCTCATCACGCTCTGCGGGGTGACGGGGCTCTTCCAGGCGCTCATGGACCGCATCCCGCGCCCGGTGGTCTCGGCCATGCTGGCGGGCATCCTCTTCCGCTTCGGCGTGGACGTGTTCGGCTTCCTGAAGTCCGCGCCCCTTTTGGCCGGGACCATGATCGCGGCCTATCTGGCCTCCAAGCGCCTCACGCCGCGCTACGCCATCGTGTGCACGCTGCTGGCCGGGTTCGCGGCCGCCGGGCTCACGGGCGGGCTGGATTTCTCCGGCGTCTCGGCCAGCCTGGCGCAACCGGTGTTCACCGTACCCCGGTTCAGCCTGGGCGCGGTGATCGGCCTGGGGCTGCCGCTGTTCCTCGTGACCATGACCGGCCAGAACGCCACGGGCCTGGGCGTGATGCGCGCCAGCGGCTACCACGCCCCGGGCAGCCCCATGGTGGCCTCCACGGGCCTGGCCTCGCTGCTTCTGGCCCCTTTCGGCTGCCACGGCGTGAACCTGGCGGCCATCACGGCGGCCATCTGCACCGGCCCCGAGTCCCACCCCGACTCCTCGCGGCGCTATGTGGCCGCCGTGGTCTGCGGGGCGTGCTACCTGGTGGTGGGGGCGTTCGGCGCGGCGCTCACGGGGCTCTTCACGGCCCTGCCGCCAGCGCTCATCGCCGTGGTTTCGGGCCTGGCGCTTTTCGGGGCCATCGCCTCGGGGCTCACCCAGGCCATGGAGGAGGCAGACCGCCGCGAGGCCGCCCTGGTGACGCTGCTCGTCACGGTGTCGGGCGTGAGCTTCTTCGGCATCGGTTCGGCCTTCTGGGGCCTGCTCGGCGGCCTGGCGGCCGACCGGGTGCTCACCCGGAGCCACCGTTGA
- a CDS encoding ArsR/SmtB family transcription factor has translation MNGCPALAVFKALADETRLRLYRLLTRFELNVGEIVGVLGMGQSRISRHLRILVESGLLTARRDGLWVFYSAPDTPLRAAVEPLAGDCGPPEDLARARQCLDARALETRRFFNAIAPDWRAMRREVLGELDLDGLILSLTPTCAKAADLGCGPGDLLEALGAKAASLVGVDASSAMLELARRKPGLALASLRVGELEHLPLADAEVQAAVLSLTLHHLSDPAAALREARRVLAPGGTLVVADYLKHGDERLRERFGDRWLGFSRDEMSRWLGEAGLTLERFEERNVNNGLALGVYAARRPETEETK, from the coding sequence TTGAACGGCTGCCCGGCCCTGGCCGTGTTCAAGGCCCTGGCGGACGAGACGAGGCTGCGCCTCTACCGCCTGCTCACACGCTTCGAGCTCAACGTGGGCGAGATCGTGGGGGTTCTGGGCATGGGGCAGTCGCGCATCTCCAGGCATCTGCGCATCCTGGTGGAATCAGGCCTTCTCACCGCCCGTCGTGATGGGCTATGGGTGTTCTACAGCGCCCCGGACACCCCTCTGCGCGCCGCCGTGGAGCCCCTGGCCGGGGACTGCGGACCGCCCGAGGACCTGGCCCGCGCGCGCCAGTGCCTGGACGCCCGCGCCCTGGAGACCCGGCGCTTCTTCAACGCCATCGCCCCGGACTGGCGGGCCATGCGCCGCGAGGTGCTGGGCGAGCTGGATCTGGACGGCCTGATCCTGTCGCTGACGCCGACCTGCGCCAAGGCCGCCGATCTGGGCTGCGGCCCCGGCGACCTGCTGGAAGCCCTGGGGGCCAAGGCCGCGTCGCTCGTGGGGGTGGACGCCTCGTCGGCCATGCTGGAACTGGCCCGGCGCAAGCCCGGACTTGCCCTGGCCAGTCTGCGCGTGGGGGAGCTGGAGCACCTGCCCCTGGCCGACGCCGAGGTCCAGGCGGCGGTGTTGAGCCTTACCCTGCATCACCTTTCGGACCCCGCCGCCGCGCTGCGGGAGGCCCGCCGCGTGCTGGCTCCCGGCGGCACGCTGGTGGTGGCCGACTACCTCAAGCACGGCGACGAACGCCTGCGCGAACGCTTCGGCGACCGCTGGCTCGGCTTTTCCCGTGACGAGATGTCGCGCTGGCTCGGCGAGGCCGGGCTGACGCTGGAGCGATTCGAGGAAAGAAACGTCAACAACGGCCTGGCCCTTGGCGTCTACGCCGCGCGCAGGCCCGAAACGGAGGAAACCAAATGA